One genomic window of Conyzicola nivalis includes the following:
- the prpB gene encoding methylisocitrate lyase, whose amino-acid sequence MLYSTVTPADKRAALRAALASGELLRFPGAFNPLSARLITEKGFEGVYISGAVISADLGLPDIGLTTLTEVAGRAAQISRMSDLPSLVDADTGFGEPMNVARTVQQLEDAGVAGLHIEDQVNPKRCGHLDGKAVVDEDTAIKRIKAAVSARRDANLLIMARTDIRALDGLNSAIDRAKALVDAGADAIFPEAMVDLAEFEAVRAAVDVPILANMTEFGKSELFTNQQLADVGVNIVIYPVSLLRLAMGAAERGLDTILAEGSLTSRVPEMQTRARLYELLDYQSYGSFDTSVFNFTLDGNR is encoded by the coding sequence ATGCTGTACTCGACCGTCACGCCCGCCGACAAGCGCGCCGCCCTTCGCGCGGCCCTCGCGAGCGGCGAACTGCTGCGCTTCCCCGGTGCGTTCAATCCGCTCAGCGCGCGGCTCATCACCGAGAAGGGCTTCGAGGGCGTCTACATCTCGGGTGCCGTGATCAGCGCCGACCTCGGCCTGCCCGACATCGGCCTCACTACCCTCACCGAGGTCGCGGGGCGTGCCGCCCAGATCTCGCGCATGTCCGACCTGCCGTCGCTCGTCGACGCCGACACCGGTTTCGGCGAGCCGATGAACGTCGCCCGCACCGTGCAGCAACTCGAGGACGCGGGGGTCGCCGGCCTGCACATCGAGGACCAGGTGAACCCGAAGCGCTGCGGCCACCTCGACGGCAAGGCCGTGGTCGACGAGGACACGGCGATCAAGCGCATCAAGGCCGCGGTGAGCGCGCGGCGGGATGCCAACCTGTTGATCATGGCCCGGACAGACATCCGGGCGCTCGACGGCCTGAATTCCGCGATCGACCGGGCCAAGGCGCTCGTCGACGCCGGCGCCGACGCGATCTTCCCCGAGGCGATGGTCGACCTCGCCGAGTTCGAGGCGGTGCGCGCCGCGGTCGACGTGCCGATCCTCGCCAACATGACCGAGTTCGGCAAGAGCGAGCTGTTCACCAACCAGCAGCTCGCCGACGTGGGCGTCAACATCGTGATCTACCCGGTGAGCCTGTTGCGGCTCGCGATGGGCGCCGCCGAGCGCGGGCTCGACACCATCCTCGCCGAGGGCAGTCTCACCAGTCGCGTGCCCGAGATGCAGACCCGCGCCCGCCTCTACGAGCTGCTCGACTATCAGAGCTACGGCTCGTTCGACACCTCCGTTTTCAACTTCACCCTCGACGGCAATCGTTGA